The following are encoded in a window of Jeotgalibacillus aurantiacus genomic DNA:
- a CDS encoding NAD(P)/FAD-dependent oxidoreductase: MSLHKGKLYWPETIDEPKKYQILDEDVSCDVLIIGGGMAAALCAEELSHTRFKTLVVEKGEVAKGSSSANTGLLQFSNDKMLHEFIEEIGEEKAVRFYKSCLKAVEELQQVAGTLPGETGFIRRPSLYYASTENDVSKLKKEYEALHEHGFEVEYLDSEKIKERFGFEKPAALMTHGDAEVNPNKLIHHLLESAETRGVKVYENTEVTEAGRDGKAYKFTSGDYTIRAEKVIYCTGYETVPYRVKDLADLNRTYAIATNPIADFPEWTYRALIWETKRPYFYMRTTEDGRIIAGGLDEEKMDADVTDEKLERNGSRLINRIKEHFPDYEIQAEYKWCATFGESEDGLPFIGPHPEKEGIFYCLGFGGNGTVYSKLGARLLCEMFHEEHDRELAELLDPGR, encoded by the coding sequence ATGAGTTTACATAAAGGAAAACTGTACTGGCCTGAGACAATAGATGAACCGAAGAAATATCAGATATTGGATGAAGATGTGTCCTGTGATGTTTTAATCATCGGTGGCGGGATGGCGGCAGCACTATGTGCAGAAGAGCTTTCCCACACTCGTTTTAAAACATTGGTTGTTGAAAAGGGAGAAGTTGCAAAAGGGAGTTCGTCAGCGAATACTGGACTTCTGCAATTTTCCAACGATAAAATGCTGCACGAATTTATAGAAGAGATCGGAGAAGAAAAGGCAGTGCGTTTTTATAAAAGCTGTCTTAAAGCAGTAGAAGAACTTCAGCAGGTGGCAGGCACACTGCCGGGGGAGACCGGATTTATCAGACGGCCGAGTCTGTATTATGCGTCCACCGAGAATGATGTCAGCAAGCTGAAAAAGGAATATGAAGCGCTGCATGAGCATGGTTTTGAGGTCGAATACCTTGATTCTGAAAAAATTAAAGAGCGATTCGGATTTGAAAAGCCTGCTGCGTTGATGACGCACGGAGATGCAGAGGTTAATCCGAACAAGCTGATTCACCACCTTTTGGAGAGTGCTGAAACCCGCGGTGTTAAAGTGTATGAGAATACGGAAGTAACGGAGGCGGGGCGTGATGGTAAAGCGTATAAGTTTACATCCGGAGACTATACCATCCGTGCTGAAAAAGTCATTTATTGTACGGGCTATGAAACCGTTCCTTACCGGGTTAAAGATCTCGCGGATTTGAACAGGACGTATGCCATTGCAACCAACCCGATTGCCGATTTCCCGGAGTGGACTTACCGTGCCCTGATTTGGGAGACGAAGCGCCCTTACTTTTATATGAGAACAACGGAGGACGGCCGGATTATTGCAGGTGGACTGGATGAAGAAAAGATGGATGCTGATGTAACCGATGAAAAGCTTGAGCGAAATGGGAGCAGGCTGATTAATCGGATTAAGGAGCATTTTCCAGATTATGAGATCCAGGCTGAGTATAAATGGTGCGCAACCTTTGGAGAATCTGAAGACGGCTTGCCGTTTATCGGCCCTCATCCTGAAAAAGAAGGCATCTTTTACTGTCTTGGTTTTGGTGGTAACGGGACCGTATACAGTAAATTAGGGGCGAGATTGCTGTGTGAAATGTTTCATGAAGAGCATGATCGTGAGCTTGCCGAGCTGCTTGATCCCGGCCGTTAA
- a CDS encoding sensor domain-containing protein has product MKQHYESNLYPFITMMNRISDIVFILEVMDGPDFLYEFSNEKAKERLGMDETILGRRFEDIYPDERAAYLRHHYLELLRTNEPVVFEIGAEDGWTGETTLNPITDEYGHITHVLSITRDVTERKQLEASLLRKSIELGMVWDHASDAIFLMNEDGSIYKVNKAFEKMLGYKEDEVKNVLIAPFFNGHNQAKHEAFLAKLHSGESFENMERQRVCKDGRIIEVLASYRPIKMSGRSFAIVMYKDISEMKEIERQLKEREERFRSLFDLNPDVIWATDPSGRIIDVNASVSHILGYAKEEVLNQKDHLLMGTEESQRSLYQSYMERTLQGESIEYNTTVPHKCGRLVDLKIKTIPIKVNNEIIGMYEVGQDITKQKRAENALKKMAFSDSLTALPNRRYIIEKIDETIQDAYLHGKMFALMYIDMDHFKEINDTMGHDAGDELLKQFSVRLQKALDDNQVVARLGGDEFLILIPDIEDEKEVEALAEKIFGSIKHDWKVDQYHFCTTSSMGISIYPIHGRNKRELIKQADEALYEAKNNGKNSYRIYRK; this is encoded by the coding sequence ATGAAACAGCACTACGAGAGCAATTTATACCCTTTTATAACAATGATGAACCGAATATCTGACATTGTATTTATATTGGAAGTAATGGATGGTCCTGATTTTCTCTATGAATTTTCTAATGAAAAGGCAAAGGAACGGCTAGGTATGGATGAAACGATTCTTGGTCGGCGATTTGAAGATATTTATCCGGATGAGCGTGCAGCTTATTTGAGGCATCATTATTTGGAACTTCTTCGCACAAACGAGCCTGTTGTCTTCGAAATAGGAGCAGAAGATGGCTGGACAGGTGAGACAACATTAAATCCCATTACAGATGAATATGGTCATATCACGCATGTCCTGTCTATCACAAGAGATGTCACAGAGCGAAAACAACTGGAAGCGTCCCTTCTCAGAAAATCTATTGAGCTCGGAATGGTGTGGGATCATGCATCTGATGCGATTTTTTTAATGAATGAGGACGGCTCTATTTATAAAGTAAATAAAGCTTTTGAGAAGATGCTCGGCTATAAAGAGGATGAAGTAAAGAATGTGTTAATTGCTCCTTTCTTTAATGGACATAATCAGGCAAAACATGAGGCTTTTCTGGCGAAACTACACAGCGGCGAATCTTTTGAAAACATGGAGAGGCAGCGTGTTTGCAAGGACGGACGTATCATTGAAGTCCTCGCTTCCTACAGACCCATTAAGATGAGCGGCCGTTCTTTTGCTATTGTCATGTATAAGGATATTAGTGAGATGAAGGAGATCGAAAGGCAGTTGAAGGAACGTGAGGAGCGTTTTCGTTCTCTGTTTGATTTGAATCCCGATGTGATCTGGGCAACCGACCCATCCGGCAGGATTATTGATGTTAATGCTTCTGTCAGTCATATTCTCGGGTATGCCAAAGAAGAAGTCCTGAATCAGAAGGACCACCTTTTAATGGGAACAGAGGAATCACAGCGATCACTGTATCAATCTTATATGGAAAGAACGCTGCAGGGGGAGTCGATTGAATATAATACAACCGTTCCCCATAAATGTGGTCGTCTGGTGGATCTGAAAATCAAAACGATCCCGATTAAAGTAAACAATGAGATCATCGGAATGTATGAAGTGGGACAAGATATTACAAAGCAGAAACGAGCGGAGAATGCCCTTAAAAAAATGGCGTTCAGCGATAGTTTGACGGCCCTGCCAAACCGCCGTTATATTATCGAAAAGATTGACGAAACGATTCAGGATGCCTATCTGCATGGGAAAATGTTTGCGCTGATGTATATCGATATGGATCATTTCAAGGAAATAAACGATACGATGGGTCACGATGCAGGCGATGAGTTGTTAAAACAGTTTTCAGTCCGGCTCCAAAAGGCACTCGATGACAATCAGGTCGTGGCTCGTCTTGGTGGGGATGAATTTCTGATCCTGATTCCTGATATAGAGGATGAAAAAGAGGTCGAAGCGCTGGCTGAAAAAATATTCGGTTCTATCAAGCATGACTGGAAGGTGGATCAATATCATTTTTGTACGACGTCCAGCATGGGGATCTCTATTTATCCGATCCATGGACGCAATAAACGGGAACTGATCAAACAGGCTGATGAAGCGCTGTATGAGGCGAAAAATAACGGTAAAAATTCGTACAGAATTTATCGGAAATAA
- the aceA gene encoding isocitrate lyase: protein MTKTNQQAETLTQEWQSSRFQGVERPYSPEDVIKLRGSVVIEQTLATMGAERLWKLMHEEDYVNALGALTGNQAMQQVKAGLKAIYLSGWQVAADANLSGHMYPDQSLYPANSVPQVVKRINQTLQRADQIQQAEGKGDTYWFAPIVADMEAGFGGTLNVFELTKAMIEAGAGGVHLEDQLSSEKKCGHLGGKVLLPTQTAVKNLISARLAADVMGVPTVIIARTDANAANLITSDVDPYDHPFITGERTPEGFFRTNDGLDQAIARGLAYAPYADLIWCETSEPNLDEARRFAEAIHEKYPGKLLAYNCSPSFNWKKKLDDETIETFQQELGKMGYKFQFVTLAGFHSLNFGMFELAKGYKARGMGAYSELQQAEFDAEADGYTATRHQREVGTGYFDEVSMVISGGTSSTTALSGSTETEQFQKA, encoded by the coding sequence ATGACAAAGACAAATCAGCAGGCAGAAACGTTAACACAGGAGTGGCAAAGCAGCCGCTTTCAAGGGGTAGAAAGACCGTATTCACCGGAGGATGTTATTAAACTCAGAGGATCAGTCGTGATTGAACAGACACTTGCTACGATGGGTGCTGAACGGCTGTGGAAGCTGATGCATGAGGAAGATTACGTGAATGCATTGGGTGCACTGACAGGGAACCAGGCCATGCAGCAGGTCAAAGCGGGATTAAAGGCGATTTACCTGAGTGGCTGGCAGGTTGCAGCAGATGCGAATCTGTCAGGTCACATGTATCCGGATCAGAGCTTATATCCGGCTAACAGTGTTCCTCAGGTTGTAAAGAGAATTAATCAGACACTTCAGAGAGCCGATCAGATTCAGCAGGCAGAAGGAAAGGGCGATACATATTGGTTCGCCCCAATTGTAGCAGATATGGAAGCAGGATTTGGGGGAACGTTAAACGTATTTGAACTGACGAAAGCGATGATTGAAGCAGGTGCAGGGGGCGTACACCTGGAGGATCAGCTATCCTCTGAGAAGAAGTGCGGACACCTTGGCGGGAAAGTATTGCTGCCGACACAGACTGCTGTTAAAAACCTGATTTCAGCCCGGCTTGCGGCTGATGTAATGGGTGTTCCAACCGTGATTATTGCCAGAACGGATGCCAATGCGGCGAACCTGATTACTAGTGATGTAGACCCTTACGATCACCCGTTCATAACAGGAGAGCGGACGCCTGAAGGTTTCTTCAGAACGAATGATGGGCTGGATCAGGCCATTGCTAGAGGCTTGGCTTATGCTCCTTATGCGGATTTGATCTGGTGTGAGACATCTGAACCGAACCTTGATGAGGCAAGACGTTTTGCTGAAGCGATTCATGAGAAATATCCAGGGAAGCTGCTTGCTTACAACTGTTCTCCATCATTTAACTGGAAGAAAAAGCTGGATGATGAAACGATTGAAACATTCCAGCAGGAGCTGGGTAAAATGGGCTACAAGTTCCAGTTTGTTACACTTGCAGGCTTCCATTCTCTTAACTTTGGCATGTTTGAACTGGCGAAAGGCTACAAAGCCCGCGGAATGGGTGCTTACTCTGAACTGCAGCAGGCAGAGTTTGATGCTGAGGCAGATGGTTATACCGCAACCCGCCACCAGCGTGAGGTTGGAACAGGGTATTTCGATGAGGTATCAATGGTCATCTCAGGAGGGACCTCTTCAACTACAGCGCTGTCAGGATCGACTGAAACAGAGCAATTCCAAAAAGCATAA
- a CDS encoding malate synthase G translates to MIQKEKLLADPLLVEFIETEVLPGTGLDAKGFWRGFSDLVHELTPQNTKLLEKREWLQQQIDEWHRGHDWQTEREAYEDFLREIGYLEKETDHFQVQTESVDDEIALKAGPQLVVPVNNARYAVNAANARWGSLYDALYGTDVISEEDGAEKGGSYNPERGRKVIAFAKEFLDEVIPLSKGSHEKAEQYFIQDGELLVNTGSFYTTLQDPGLFAGYRGAPDHPDAVLIQHHDLYAEIQIDRSHPIGSSDAAGIKDILLESAVTTIMDCEDSVTAVDAEDKVAVYRNWLGLMNGTLEASFEKNGRTMTRKLAEDRTLIKPDGEPVTLKGRSLLLIRNVGHLMTNPMLLDENGQEVYEGIADAVITTLVALHDRSEKELQPNSDKGSIYIVKPKMHGSEEVAFANELFNRVEDLLGLNRYTIKIGVMDEERRTSLNLKNCIREVQNRIVFINTGFLDRTGDEIHTSMQAGPVIRKGEMKQSVWLQAYEKSNVDNGLVSGLQGRAQIGKGMWAMPDRMKEMMEQKSAHLHAGGNTAWVPSPTAATLHALHYHQIHVKSVQEELKNQRSDRKSALLTLPLAANEWSKEEIQQELENNAQGLLGYVVRWVEHGVGCSKVPDIYNVGLMEDRATLRISSQHLANWLEHGVCSRMQVLEVLEKMAEVVDQQNSGDPEYLPMAGRFDESVAFQAACELVFNGTNQPSGYTEPVLHRKRLEFKRKSLLSAKR, encoded by the coding sequence ATGATTCAAAAAGAAAAGTTACTGGCTGATCCGCTTTTAGTTGAGTTCATTGAAACGGAGGTTTTGCCGGGGACGGGACTTGACGCAAAAGGATTTTGGCGTGGTTTCAGTGATCTGGTGCATGAGCTTACCCCTCAGAATACGAAGCTGCTTGAAAAGCGTGAGTGGCTACAGCAGCAGATTGATGAGTGGCACCGGGGCCATGATTGGCAAACAGAAAGAGAAGCCTATGAGGACTTTCTCCGTGAAATCGGATATTTGGAAAAAGAAACAGACCACTTTCAGGTTCAAACGGAGTCAGTAGATGACGAGATCGCCTTGAAAGCGGGCCCCCAGCTTGTAGTGCCTGTTAATAATGCACGCTATGCCGTAAATGCCGCGAATGCCAGGTGGGGGAGTTTGTATGATGCTTTATATGGTACGGATGTGATTAGTGAAGAGGACGGTGCGGAAAAAGGCGGTAGCTATAACCCTGAGCGCGGGCGTAAGGTCATTGCTTTTGCAAAGGAATTTCTTGATGAAGTGATCCCTTTATCGAAAGGATCTCATGAGAAAGCCGAGCAATACTTCATTCAGGACGGAGAACTGTTAGTGAATACAGGATCGTTTTATACGACTCTGCAGGACCCGGGGCTGTTTGCCGGATATCGTGGTGCTCCTGATCATCCGGATGCTGTACTAATACAACACCATGATCTTTATGCGGAAATTCAAATTGATCGTAGTCATCCAATTGGCAGTTCAGATGCGGCGGGGATTAAGGATATCCTGCTTGAATCGGCTGTCACAACGATTATGGACTGTGAGGATTCAGTTACAGCGGTGGATGCAGAAGATAAAGTGGCGGTTTATCGCAACTGGCTCGGTTTAATGAATGGCACGTTGGAAGCATCTTTTGAAAAGAACGGCAGAACGATGACACGCAAGCTGGCAGAAGACCGGACCCTCATTAAGCCTGATGGTGAGCCCGTCACATTAAAGGGCCGATCGCTTTTGCTGATTCGAAATGTCGGACATTTGATGACGAATCCAATGCTGCTTGATGAGAATGGCCAGGAGGTGTACGAAGGGATTGCGGATGCTGTGATTACAACCCTCGTTGCGCTGCATGATCGCAGTGAAAAAGAGCTGCAGCCGAATTCTGACAAAGGATCGATTTATATTGTTAAACCGAAAATGCATGGCTCGGAGGAAGTGGCTTTTGCCAATGAGTTGTTCAACCGGGTGGAGGACCTGCTGGGATTAAACCGGTATACGATTAAAATTGGTGTGATGGATGAAGAGCGCCGGACATCATTAAATCTGAAAAATTGTATCAGGGAAGTGCAAAATCGGATCGTGTTTATTAATACAGGTTTTCTGGACCGTACGGGTGATGAAATCCATACGTCCATGCAGGCGGGGCCGGTGATCCGGAAAGGTGAAATGAAGCAGTCTGTCTGGCTGCAGGCTTATGAGAAATCCAATGTCGATAATGGACTTGTATCCGGTTTACAGGGGCGTGCTCAGATTGGAAAGGGTATGTGGGCGATGCCTGACCGGATGAAAGAAATGATGGAGCAAAAGTCAGCACATCTTCATGCAGGCGGGAATACAGCGTGGGTTCCGTCACCAACGGCCGCAACGTTGCATGCGCTGCACTATCATCAGATTCATGTGAAGTCTGTTCAGGAGGAGCTGAAGAATCAACGATCAGACCGCAAGTCAGCTTTGCTTACGCTTCCTTTAGCAGCTAATGAATGGTCAAAAGAAGAGATTCAGCAGGAGCTTGAAAATAATGCACAGGGGCTGCTGGGTTACGTAGTCCGCTGGGTGGAACACGGTGTGGGTTGTTCGAAGGTGCCGGATATTTATAACGTCGGTTTGATGGAAGACCGTGCGACGCTGAGAATCTCAAGCCAGCATCTTGCAAACTGGCTTGAGCATGGCGTTTGTTCAAGGATGCAGGTATTGGAAGTGCTTGAAAAAATGGCGGAGGTTGTGGATCAGCAAAACAGCGGTGATCCTGAATATCTTCCAATGGCGGGCCGATTTGATGAATCAGTGGCTTTTCAGGCAGCTTGTGAGCTTGTATTTAATGGAACAAATCAGCCGTCCGGTTATACGGAGCCGGTTCTTCATCGCAAAAGACTGGAGTTTAAGCGAAAGAGTCTTTTATCAGCTAAAAGATAA